GGAGGACCTCACTTCTAGCGGCCACGGCGGCGAACCGATCCGCGCCTGGGTCGCCCGGCCGCACTCGGATTCCCCGCTGCCGACGGTCCTCGAGTACATCGGATACAACGGCGGCCGGGGCGTCCTGGGCGAGCGTCTGCAGTGGACAGCGGCAGGCTACGTGCACGTGCTGATGGGCACCCGGGGCCAGGGCAGCGGATGGGGCACCGGAGGCGACACTCCCGATCCGCACGGCTCGGACGGCTCGGTTCCCGGGTTCATGACCCGCGGCATCCGCAGCCGGGAGACCTACTTCGGGTCCCGCGGATCACGGTCCCCGTCACCGGGTCCAGTTCCCACAGCAGCGGCACCTGGTAGCGGTGCAGCACCCAGCCCGCGGTCGACGCCTGCATCCCGAGTTCGCTCGCGATGCACGCCGGTCTCCGACGAGTGAGATGCCGCAGGATCCGCAGTCGCGTCTCCACGCACGGCCCCGTCCGGT
The Agromyces albus DNA segment above includes these coding regions:
- a CDS encoding acetylxylan esterase — its product is MLARVAEDAGVSVSTVSRALRGRGDMAPDTRSRVLRSAQTVGYTFAGESRGRPRRGTSSLVFDLVLSHFHGPYTDEVTAGARTAAAQLGYDLVLTAEREDPDVAEPADLDDFWACTLTESRALASAPQARPVATPITQLIVEDLTSSGHGGEPIRAWVARPHSDSPLPTVLEYIGYNGGRGVLGERLQWTAAGYVHVLMGTRGQGSGWGTGGDTPDPHGSDGSVPGFMTRGIRSRETYFGSRGSRSPSPGPVPTAAAPGSGAAPSPRSTPASRVRSRCTPVSDE